One region of Bacterioplanoides sp. SCSIO 12839 genomic DNA includes:
- a CDS encoding cobalamin-binding protein — MKLPYLLLSAFLLILGQNLYAEFTLIDDAGVEHTFGKPVTRIVSLMPHGTELMFEVGAGDLIVGAVKYSDYPEAAKKIPRIGGYSGLNIEAIAALQPDVVLSWPDGNTTRELHRLQQLGFKLFASDPVTYEEIADNLRKFGKMTGLESQGNQVADSFMQEVTHLRDTYSHQTPVSVFYQVWHEPLMTQNGQTFISKAIELCGGNNIYAELDIRAPQISKESVLIANPDAIVASGMGESRPEWLDGWRDYPKLNAVQSGSLFHIHPEFFQRPTSRFLVGTRQLCEKLEASRRSSSAASQ; from the coding sequence ATGAAATTACCTTATTTATTGCTTTCCGCTTTTCTGCTTATATTGGGGCAGAATTTATATGCCGAATTTACCCTAATTGACGATGCTGGTGTCGAGCACACCTTTGGCAAACCCGTCACCCGAATTGTCAGTTTAATGCCACACGGTACTGAGCTGATGTTTGAAGTCGGTGCCGGTGATTTAATTGTCGGTGCTGTGAAATATTCGGACTACCCGGAAGCGGCAAAAAAAATCCCCCGCATTGGTGGTTACAGTGGTTTAAATATTGAAGCCATTGCCGCGTTACAGCCCGATGTTGTGTTGTCCTGGCCCGATGGCAATACCACCCGTGAGTTGCACCGCCTGCAACAATTGGGGTTTAAGTTGTTTGCTTCAGACCCGGTTACCTACGAAGAAATTGCCGATAATCTGCGCAAGTTTGGCAAAATGACCGGGCTGGAAAGTCAGGGTAATCAGGTGGCCGATTCATTTATGCAGGAAGTCACTCACCTGCGTGACACTTATAGCCATCAAACGCCTGTATCCGTGTTCTACCAGGTCTGGCATGAACCACTGATGACTCAAAACGGACAAACGTTTATCTCCAAGGCAATTGAGTTGTGTGGTGGCAACAACATTTATGCCGAACTGGATATTCGTGCACCACAGATCAGCAAAGAATCGGTATTAATTGCTAACCCTGATGCCATTGTTGCCAGCGGTATGGGAGAGTCACGACCTGAATGGCTGGATGGCTGGAGAGACTATCCTAAGTTGAACGCCGTACAATCCGGCAGCTTATTTCATATTCACCCGGAGTTTTTTCAGCGGCCCACCTCACGTTTTCTGGTTGGTACCCGGCAATTATGTGAGAAGCTGGAAGCCAGCCGCCGTTCCAGTTCGGCAGCCTCTCAATAA
- a CDS encoding aminotransferase class I/II-fold pyridoxal phosphate-dependent enzyme: MKNSKPLHGGNLQQAINQFGGSSEQWLDLSTGISPYAWPVEQHLSQVPHTCWHHLPEREQLQQSSAVWAEYYRFLIADLKPELVVLSAGSQALIQQLPDFFSQHVFERDTHQLRVWVLAGSYGEHAYQWQQPGAQVEEKSLDELNHVLLRLKHNEAVDLPDILILVNPDNPSGQYWNHQQIALWQQKLNDHNGWLILDAAFSDISDNQPLHLRDNTLVLTSVGKFFGLAGLRVGAALIGERYRDSLEQLLGPWPVSGLSLWLAKQALSDKSWQAENRQKLQHVHQLMLDACAELPVVGSSDLFITLEHPNVEQWQQKMAQQKIWTRCFKEQKRLRIGMPEFNRFEKIRTVLKQLDVTE; the protein is encoded by the coding sequence ATGAAAAATTCGAAGCCGCTTCATGGCGGTAATTTGCAACAAGCGATCAATCAATTTGGTGGTTCATCGGAGCAGTGGCTGGACTTATCGACAGGTATTTCTCCTTATGCCTGGCCGGTAGAGCAGCACCTTTCTCAGGTGCCACACACCTGTTGGCACCATTTGCCAGAGCGTGAACAGTTGCAGCAATCTTCGGCCGTATGGGCTGAGTATTATCGATTTTTAATCGCTGATTTAAAACCGGAGCTGGTGGTTTTATCGGCGGGCAGCCAGGCATTAATTCAGCAACTACCGGATTTCTTTTCGCAGCATGTTTTTGAGCGTGATACTCATCAACTGAGGGTATGGGTGTTAGCCGGGAGTTACGGTGAGCACGCTTATCAATGGCAGCAACCCGGCGCACAGGTAGAAGAAAAAAGCCTGGATGAATTAAACCATGTGCTGCTACGGCTGAAGCATAATGAAGCCGTCGATCTGCCGGATATTTTAATTCTGGTGAACCCGGATAACCCTTCTGGCCAATATTGGAATCATCAACAAATCGCGCTTTGGCAACAGAAACTGAATGATCATAATGGTTGGCTAATATTAGATGCTGCTTTTTCTGACATTTCTGATAATCAACCACTTCACCTTCGCGACAATACACTGGTATTAACCTCGGTTGGTAAGTTTTTTGGATTGGCGGGGTTGCGAGTAGGCGCAGCACTGATCGGTGAAAGATATCGCGATTCCTTGGAACAGCTTTTAGGCCCGTGGCCTGTTTCCGGCTTATCATTATGGCTGGCAAAACAAGCGTTATCTGATAAAAGCTGGCAAGCGGAAAATCGCCAAAAACTGCAGCATGTTCATCAGCTGATGTTAGATGCCTGTGCTGAGCTTCCGGTAGTAGGCAGCAGTGATTTATTTATCACGCTGGAGCATCCTAATGTGGAGCAATGGCAGCAAAAAATGGCGCAGCAAAAAATCTGGACGCGTTGTTTTAAAGAGCAAAAACGCTTGCGCATTGGTATGCCAGAATTTAATCGGTTCGAAAAAATACGAACAGTTTTAAAACAACTGGATGTTACAGAATAG
- a CDS encoding thiol-disulfide oxidoreductase DCC family protein, giving the protein MPALIVFYDGLCPLCSKEINHLRKLDKPGLLKLEDINQHDFESRYPHISKTEANAVLLSQLPDGTLLRGLDTTHAAWSLVGKGYLTGWLRWPLIRWFADKAYLFFARRRHTISRLLTGQERCEACEINSDR; this is encoded by the coding sequence ATGCCAGCACTCATCGTTTTTTATGATGGCCTTTGCCCACTATGCAGCAAAGAAATCAATCACCTAAGAAAGCTTGATAAACCTGGATTATTAAAGCTGGAAGACATTAATCAACACGACTTTGAGTCCCGCTATCCACATATCAGTAAAACAGAAGCCAACGCCGTTCTGTTGAGCCAATTACCCGATGGCACCTTGCTACGTGGTTTAGATACCACACATGCAGCCTGGTCATTGGTGGGCAAGGGATATTTAACTGGCTGGCTGCGTTGGCCACTGATTCGCTGGTTTGCCGATAAGGCTTATCTATTTTTTGCCCGTCGGCGGCATACCATTTCACGATTATTAACCGGCCAGGAGCGTTGTGAAGCGTGTGAGATTAACTCAGACCGTTAA
- a CDS encoding cobyric acid synthase — protein MTSAPQQLMIQGTTSDAGKSTLVCALGRIFARKGIAVAPFKPQNMALNSAVTADGGEIGRAQALQALACQVEPTTDMNPVLLKPTSDMGSQVIIQGKSIGNQQALDYHAYKKTAMNAVLDSYQRLQQQYQSVLVEGAGSPAEVNLRANDIANMGFAEAVDCPVILIADIDRGGVFAHLVGTLDCLSESEQNRVVGFVINRFRGDIKLLQSGLDWLEQKTGKPVLAVLPYLHGLYLDGEDALNLHQHLENAGNTQQVLKVVVPVYPRISNHTDFDALRVHPNVDLQLIGPDQTPPPADLVILPGSKNTRADLEWLLQQPGNWQEYLNRHLRYGGKLLGICGGLQMLGTCVFDPQGVEGTAGETRGLGYLPITTTLDAEKTLKQVEGILALPNQPAVPIQGYEIHAGISLSDQSVHQVITSGNSTCGYLSDDQQILGTYWHGLFDTPEALQQLLNWAGLNKEDNALSDFNQIRERQIERLADSTEAALDFGRLEEALKSFAEFRANP, from the coding sequence ATGACCTCAGCACCACAGCAGTTAATGATACAAGGCACCACCTCGGATGCCGGAAAAAGTACCTTAGTGTGTGCATTAGGACGTATTTTTGCTCGTAAAGGCATTGCAGTGGCTCCGTTTAAGCCACAAAACATGGCACTCAACAGTGCCGTCACCGCCGACGGCGGTGAAATTGGCCGTGCGCAGGCGTTACAGGCTTTAGCGTGTCAGGTTGAGCCCACTACCGATATGAACCCGGTACTGCTGAAGCCGACTTCTGATATGGGCAGCCAGGTGATTATTCAGGGCAAGTCCATTGGCAATCAGCAAGCGCTTGATTATCACGCCTATAAAAAAACCGCGATGAATGCAGTGCTGGATTCTTACCAGCGACTGCAACAACAGTATCAAAGTGTTTTGGTGGAAGGTGCCGGCAGCCCGGCGGAAGTGAATTTAAGAGCCAACGATATTGCCAACATGGGGTTTGCCGAAGCGGTGGATTGCCCGGTGATTCTGATTGCCGATATTGATCGTGGCGGTGTTTTTGCACACCTGGTCGGCACCCTCGATTGTTTAAGCGAATCCGAACAAAACCGTGTGGTTGGTTTTGTGATTAATCGCTTTCGTGGCGATATTAAACTGCTGCAATCCGGCCTCGATTGGCTGGAACAAAAAACCGGTAAACCGGTACTCGCGGTACTGCCGTATTTACACGGTTTATATCTCGATGGTGAAGACGCATTAAATCTGCATCAACATCTGGAAAATGCCGGCAACACACAACAAGTATTAAAAGTGGTGGTGCCGGTTTATCCGCGCATTAGTAACCACACCGACTTTGACGCATTACGGGTGCATCCGAATGTGGATTTACAACTGATAGGCCCGGACCAAACACCGCCACCAGCCGATCTGGTGATTCTGCCCGGCTCTAAAAATACCCGCGCCGATCTTGAATGGTTATTACAGCAACCCGGAAACTGGCAGGAATATTTAAATCGCCACCTGCGTTATGGCGGTAAATTATTGGGCATTTGTGGCGGATTACAAATGCTGGGAACCTGCGTTTTTGATCCACAAGGGGTTGAAGGTACGGCCGGAGAAACACGCGGCTTAGGGTACTTACCCATCACCACCACTCTGGATGCCGAAAAAACGTTAAAACAGGTCGAGGGAATATTAGCGCTACCCAACCAACCGGCCGTGCCAATTCAGGGCTATGAAATTCATGCCGGCATTTCTCTGAGCGATCAATCCGTTCATCAGGTAATTACCTCTGGCAATAGCACCTGCGGTTATCTAAGTGACGACCAACAAATTTTAGGCACCTACTGGCACGGCTTATTTGATACCCCAGAAGCGTTGCAACAATTATTAAACTGGGCTGGATTAAATAAAGAGGACAATGCGTTATCGGATTTTAATCAGATCCGCGAACGGCAGATTGAGCGCCTGGCTGACAGCACGGAAGCAGCCCTCGACTTTGGTCGTCTGGAAGAAGCTCTGAAAAGTTTTGCTGAGTTTCGAGCAAATCCATAA
- a CDS encoding V-type ATP synthase subunit I, with translation MSIVRLKKVTLVGRNQDKQNIVAALQGFGELHIIDKDKPNSAHDLELSPKAQKAYQAIHFLQRTSNPRRALKHARHFDFDRVVAEVLALKDQIRDVADRLEALNDRIVTMKAWGDFNFPPESYVDHFRFWFYRLPVKHRAALEQLSLPWKIVGNQHHELYVVLVSADEPDSQILPVAREHLGSLPLSTLLEQREQTELRLEELQVRRQQLCRYLPQLQMDLDQANNRALFQYVLQQTQDIDTDNDPALTLNSASLFLLKAWLPVKNLMALTQLSQQQGFAFVAEDPQADDSPPTLLQPVKGFRAGADLASVYQLPDYRSWDPSVHLYLSFTLFFAMILSDAGYAVLLGGFLALSWKRLSASMASLLRFMLSGAAVWGVMVGSYFGYEAPPDSFLAPLKIIDLNNYDAMMTLSVLIGVCHIVIANLSMAWNYRHERQKYIPALGWIGICLGGCAIWLQPAVIPTAAVYGLLAVSVMGLLGFSSDRPVNSIPSALLRLTDGLLKLTGLSKLFGDVLSYMRLFALGLASASLALTFNNLAHSAYQSDSGLSLVTGTLIFLAGHIINLALGIMSGVVHGLRLNFIEFYNWGEPGEGYAFSRFSLQQTDVRMEESTHE, from the coding sequence ATGAGTATTGTACGCCTGAAAAAAGTCACGCTGGTTGGTCGCAATCAGGATAAGCAGAACATCGTTGCTGCCCTGCAGGGGTTTGGTGAATTACATATTATCGATAAAGATAAACCCAACTCGGCACACGATTTGGAATTATCGCCTAAAGCACAAAAAGCCTATCAGGCTATCCACTTTTTGCAGCGAACGTCTAACCCGCGCCGAGCATTAAAACACGCACGTCATTTTGATTTTGACCGGGTGGTAGCCGAAGTCTTAGCCCTGAAAGATCAGATCCGGGATGTGGCTGATCGTTTAGAAGCATTAAACGACCGTATTGTCACAATGAAAGCCTGGGGAGATTTTAACTTCCCGCCTGAAAGTTATGTCGACCACTTCCGCTTCTGGTTTTATCGCTTGCCGGTTAAACATCGTGCTGCATTAGAGCAGTTATCACTGCCGTGGAAAATTGTTGGCAACCAGCATCATGAACTGTATGTGGTGTTGGTGTCAGCAGACGAACCCGATAGTCAGATATTACCGGTTGCCCGAGAGCACCTGGGCAGCTTGCCGCTGAGCACCTTACTTGAGCAGCGCGAGCAAACGGAGTTACGACTGGAAGAATTGCAGGTGCGTCGCCAGCAGTTGTGTCGTTATTTACCCCAATTACAAATGGACCTCGACCAGGCCAATAACCGGGCATTATTCCAATACGTTCTGCAGCAAACGCAAGACATCGACACGGATAATGACCCGGCTTTAACGCTGAATAGCGCTTCACTATTTTTATTAAAAGCCTGGCTGCCGGTTAAAAACCTGATGGCGCTAACCCAGTTGAGTCAGCAGCAAGGGTTTGCTTTTGTGGCCGAAGATCCACAAGCCGACGATTCACCACCAACCTTATTACAACCAGTGAAAGGATTCCGAGCCGGTGCTGATCTGGCTTCGGTATATCAGTTGCCGGATTACCGCAGCTGGGACCCATCGGTGCATTTGTATCTGTCTTTTACGCTGTTCTTTGCCATGATTTTATCGGATGCCGGATATGCCGTGTTATTAGGTGGTTTTCTTGCACTGAGCTGGAAACGCTTGTCGGCTTCGATGGCCAGCTTATTACGCTTTATGTTATCCGGAGCGGCAGTTTGGGGCGTGATGGTGGGCAGCTATTTTGGTTACGAAGCACCGCCCGATAGTTTTCTCGCGCCGTTAAAAATCATCGATCTGAATAATTACGACGCGATGATGACTTTATCTGTATTAATTGGTGTGTGTCATATCGTGATTGCCAACCTGAGTATGGCCTGGAATTACCGCCATGAGCGGCAAAAATATATTCCAGCACTAGGCTGGATTGGTATTTGTTTGGGTGGTTGTGCCATCTGGTTGCAGCCTGCTGTTATTCCAACCGCGGCTGTATACGGTTTATTGGCCGTTAGTGTGATGGGTTTATTAGGATTTTCCAGTGACCGCCCAGTCAATTCCATTCCGTCTGCGCTTTTGCGCCTGACCGATGGTTTATTAAAACTCACCGGGCTCAGTAAATTATTTGGCGATGTGCTCAGTTATATGCGTTTGTTTGCGCTGGGCTTAGCCAGTGCGTCACTGGCATTAACCTTTAATAATCTGGCACACAGTGCCTATCAATCCGACAGTGGTTTAAGTCTGGTGACAGGTACATTAATTTTTCTGGCTGGGCATATCATCAATCTGGCACTGGGCATTATGAGTGGTGTGGTGCACGGCCTGCGGCTGAACTTTATTGAATTTTATAACTGGGGTGAACCGGGAGAGGGTTATGCCTTTTCGCGTTTTTCACTGCAGCAAACCGATGTACGAATGGAGGAATCAACACATGAATGA
- a CDS encoding globin, translating to MGDADLVFQSYGRACNNPSFFEEFYSNFMSKSPDIRAMFVNTNMEAQRGLLRGGVLWLIMHARGMSDAKIRALGESHSKKNMNINPMFYGFWLDALLETLKVYDPEFTPELELCWRSTLRPSIEMIQDMYDK from the coding sequence ATGGGTGATGCTGATTTAGTGTTTCAGAGCTATGGACGTGCCTGCAACAATCCGTCTTTCTTTGAAGAGTTCTACTCGAACTTCATGAGCAAATCCCCGGATATTCGCGCCATGTTTGTGAATACCAACATGGAAGCGCAACGAGGTTTATTGCGCGGCGGCGTACTGTGGCTAATCATGCATGCCCGCGGCATGTCGGATGCTAAAATTCGTGCCCTGGGTGAAAGCCACAGTAAAAAAAATATGAACATTAACCCGATGTTTTATGGCTTCTGGCTGGATGCGCTGCTGGAAACACTGAAGGTATATGATCCGGAGTTCACACCCGAGCTGGAACTTTGCTGGCGCTCAACTTTACGCCCCAGCATTGAGATGATTCAGGATATGTACGATAAATAA
- a CDS encoding adenosylcobinamide-GDP ribazoletransferase → MSSYYWAFWYAVVFLTRLPAPYLKRVDDEVAQKSLLFYPVVGAVIGVLLIAFILICWWYNPQASPLLVAALTTAIWILLSGGLHLDGLADSADAWVGGLGDKERTLEIMKDPRVGPIGVLAVMLVLLVQFAGVQVLLEKVLLQQATSDWFYLTALILIPALARASALGLLASTPYVRAKGLATALVSGATQTRLLVTGVILAVTAVVVFQHKAILVLLLYLAVNVFARQMMIKRIGGCSGDTMGATIAVQEALLLAALTL, encoded by the coding sequence ATGAGCAGCTACTACTGGGCTTTCTGGTATGCCGTTGTTTTTCTGACTCGTTTACCCGCTCCGTATCTGAAACGGGTGGATGACGAAGTTGCGCAAAAATCTTTGCTGTTTTACCCGGTCGTGGGTGCTGTTATTGGTGTCCTGTTAATCGCCTTTATTCTGATTTGCTGGTGGTATAACCCACAAGCATCACCGTTATTGGTTGCGGCATTAACAACGGCCATCTGGATTTTGTTATCCGGTGGTTTGCACCTCGATGGGTTGGCCGACAGTGCCGACGCCTGGGTTGGCGGACTGGGCGATAAAGAGCGCACGCTGGAGATTATGAAAGATCCACGTGTTGGCCCAATCGGGGTGCTGGCGGTGATGCTGGTATTACTGGTGCAGTTTGCCGGAGTGCAGGTGTTGTTAGAGAAGGTGTTGTTACAGCAAGCGACATCCGACTGGTTTTATCTGACGGCTTTAATACTGATTCCGGCATTGGCACGTGCCAGTGCATTAGGCTTATTAGCCAGTACGCCGTATGTGCGTGCCAAAGGTCTGGCGACCGCTCTGGTAAGCGGCGCTACCCAGACACGACTGCTGGTGACAGGCGTCATTCTGGCTGTAACGGCGGTGGTGGTGTTTCAGCACAAAGCGATACTGGTGCTGCTGTTATATCTGGCGGTGAATGTTTTTGCGCGGCAAATGATGATCAAGCGGATTGGCGGCTGCAGCGGTGACACCATGGGTGCCACCATTGCGGTTCAGGAAGCCTTATTGCTGGCTGCGCTCACATTGTGA
- a CDS encoding response regulator, with protein sequence MELDIPASIKNKRILVVDDQGSIRAVFQSFLKDLGFKNVLCAIDGEDSIHFLEKHAVNLVICDWSMPKLSGLEVLTMVRKAEETQGLPFMMVTSSSEVAKVQQAVELGVSDYLIKPFQPGQLCQKVIDLLSASDYQPKRLPLQDFSQPTSSDEDLSIEPDNPESQAD encoded by the coding sequence ATGGAGCTAGATATTCCAGCTTCGATAAAGAATAAACGCATCCTGGTTGTGGATGATCAGGGCTCTATTCGTGCCGTTTTCCAATCGTTTCTCAAAGATCTCGGATTCAAGAATGTTTTATGCGCTATTGATGGTGAAGACAGTATCCATTTTTTGGAGAAACATGCGGTAAATCTGGTTATTTGTGACTGGTCAATGCCAAAGCTATCCGGGCTGGAGGTGCTGACCATGGTACGGAAAGCGGAAGAAACCCAGGGTCTGCCTTTTATGATGGTCACGTCGTCATCTGAGGTGGCTAAGGTTCAGCAAGCGGTTGAACTGGGTGTGTCGGATTATCTGATCAAGCCATTTCAGCCCGGGCAGTTATGTCAGAAAGTGATTGATTTGTTATCAGCGTCAGATTACCAGCCAAAACGCTTGCCTCTGCAGGACTTCTCTCAACCGACAAGCTCTGATGAGGACCTGTCTATTGAGCCTGATAATCCTGAATCCCAGGCTGATTGA
- the cbiB gene encoding adenosylcobinamide-phosphate synthase CbiB: protein MTLLLSAFFAAMALLLDYRLAEPKRFHPLVGFGYWAAFWQRYLNPQVSTIKVIRACQSPTGQIVLGTVALMIVVVPLFSFFLVGLKLLHSYSHWLAYTLEALLLYLCIGGRSLQQHVEAVEQALAGKDSRLTEARQKLSWIVSRETNSLNAPQIAQASIETTLENSSDAIFASLFWFAVGGAPLALLHRWLNTLDAMWGYKNPQYLYFGRIAAYLDDVVNYIPARLTACCFCLLSPRHSVNGRSRNSARYCWKTQAQHCASPNGGVVMTAGAGAIQRTLSEGAYYHGQWQNKPPMGVGVPADVTDIATALSLVKKSVVIFMAAWLMLGLFSALMCMV, encoded by the coding sequence ATGACGCTACTTTTAAGTGCATTTTTTGCAGCCATGGCTTTATTACTGGATTATCGCCTGGCTGAACCAAAACGCTTTCATCCGTTAGTCGGGTTTGGTTATTGGGCAGCGTTCTGGCAACGCTATCTGAACCCTCAGGTTTCAACCATTAAAGTGATTCGTGCATGTCAGTCACCCACCGGGCAGATAGTGCTGGGGACGGTGGCGCTGATGATTGTGGTTGTGCCTCTGTTTTCTTTTTTCTTGGTTGGGTTAAAACTGCTGCACAGCTACTCGCATTGGCTGGCGTATACGCTAGAAGCTTTGTTGCTGTATCTGTGTATTGGCGGTCGCAGTTTGCAGCAACATGTTGAAGCGGTTGAGCAAGCGTTGGCTGGAAAAGATTCACGGTTAACAGAGGCAAGGCAGAAACTCAGCTGGATTGTCAGCCGTGAAACCAACTCTTTAAATGCACCACAAATTGCTCAGGCCAGTATTGAAACCACGTTAGAAAACAGCTCGGATGCCATTTTTGCTTCGTTATTCTGGTTTGCCGTGGGTGGAGCGCCGTTGGCGTTGTTACACCGTTGGCTGAATACTCTGGACGCCATGTGGGGCTATAAAAATCCGCAATATCTGTATTTTGGTCGAATAGCGGCCTATCTGGATGACGTGGTTAACTATATTCCGGCCCGGCTTACTGCCTGCTGTTTTTGCTTGTTAAGTCCACGACACTCTGTAAATGGTCGCTCCCGGAACAGTGCCCGTTATTGCTGGAAAACTCAGGCGCAACACTGTGCCAGCCCAAACGGTGGTGTGGTTATGACCGCTGGCGCGGGTGCGATTCAGCGTACTCTGTCAGAAGGCGCTTATTATCATGGCCAATGGCAAAATAAACCGCCGATGGGCGTCGGAGTCCCAGCTGATGTGACGGATATTGCTACTGCCCTCAGCCTGGTGAAAAAGAGTGTGGTTATTTTTATGGCGGCTTGGCTGATGCTGGGGTTATTCTCCGCTTTGATGTGTATGGTTTGA
- a CDS encoding V-type ATP synthase subunit D — MARLLLSKATLTAQRKQLAAYRRFLPSLEMKRQQLMVTVKDCQQTLQQQQQILQRIQQRVAEQYPMLANERIELQDLVVIRAVKKRQTNIVGVWIEEIEQIEFDCAPIAIMTRPHWVDGIQRLLKQALETEIKRLQQQKILARLEAELLKVTQRVNLFDKVLIPEALANIRKIQIYLDDKDREAVITSKIAKGKRAAQSTAHGESLTLSEASI, encoded by the coding sequence ATGGCGCGTTTGTTATTGTCGAAAGCGACGTTAACCGCACAGCGAAAACAGCTGGCCGCTTACCGGCGTTTTTTGCCGTCGCTGGAAATGAAGCGCCAGCAATTAATGGTCACGGTGAAAGACTGTCAGCAAACTCTGCAACAGCAACAACAAATACTGCAGCGTATTCAACAGCGGGTTGCTGAACAGTATCCAATGCTGGCGAACGAACGCATTGAGCTGCAGGATCTGGTCGTGATTCGAGCGGTAAAAAAGCGTCAAACGAATATTGTTGGCGTCTGGATTGAGGAAATTGAACAGATTGAGTTTGATTGTGCACCTATCGCCATAATGACCCGCCCTCACTGGGTTGATGGTATTCAGCGGCTGTTAAAACAAGCGCTGGAAACGGAAATAAAACGTCTGCAACAGCAAAAAATATTAGCGCGCTTAGAGGCTGAACTATTAAAAGTGACTCAGCGAGTCAATCTGTTCGATAAAGTCCTGATACCAGAAGCACTGGCGAATATTCGTAAAATCCAGATTTACCTTGATGATAAAGATCGGGAAGCCGTCATCACCTCCAAAATTGCCAAAGGTAAGCGTGCTGCTCAGTCAACTGCACATGGCGAGAGTCTGACTCTGAGTGAGGCGTCGATATGA
- a CDS encoding V-type ATP synthase subunit B produces MGSQQTSYQSIEEIVGDLLKLRIPVPAVGEPPLVRLNDLALVSGQKDDQQDSRLAQVIDIKGNRVTMQVLDGTKGLATDASVTFLGHPMQVTFSDNILGRTFNGKGKVIDNGPELSYDTRVLIGGPTVNPMRRVLASQMIRTKVPMIDVFNCLVESQKIPIFSVSGEPYNRFLSRIGIQADADIIVFGGMGLVFDDFYFFRQSFEDAGVLARTVMFVNQASDSIVERLLVPDMALAVAERFAVEEGKRVLVLLTDMTAYADALKEVGIANERVPSNRGYMGDLYSQLARRYEKACDYAKGGSVTILSVTTMPGNDVSHPVPDNTGYITEGQFYLHSGVLDPFGSLSRLKQFVIGKQTREDHSQVMNTMIRFYSGAVEAEQKQAMAFELSDYDQQLLKFGALFREHFMELEVSMELEDALDLAWKIMADCFSADQLLMKQELVNKYFPRINTTGTDADNKTTPHKEAGAIV; encoded by the coding sequence ATGGGGTCACAACAAACGTCTTATCAATCGATTGAAGAAATCGTTGGCGATCTGCTGAAGCTACGAATTCCGGTGCCAGCGGTTGGTGAGCCCCCTTTGGTACGCCTGAACGACCTGGCGTTGGTCTCCGGCCAGAAAGATGACCAGCAAGACAGCCGTCTGGCGCAGGTGATTGATATCAAAGGCAACCGGGTCACCATGCAGGTGCTGGATGGCACCAAAGGTTTGGCAACCGATGCCAGTGTGACTTTTCTCGGCCACCCGATGCAGGTGACCTTCTCCGATAATATTCTCGGCCGGACCTTTAACGGTAAAGGCAAGGTCATCGATAACGGCCCGGAACTCAGCTACGACACACGGGTGCTGATTGGTGGGCCGACTGTGAATCCGATGCGCCGGGTGTTGGCATCACAAATGATCCGCACCAAGGTGCCGATGATTGATGTATTTAACTGCCTGGTTGAAAGCCAGAAAATCCCGATCTTTTCCGTCTCTGGTGAACCCTACAACCGCTTTTTATCCCGTATTGGTATTCAGGCCGATGCCGACATCATTGTTTTTGGTGGTATGGGATTGGTGTTTGATGATTTCTATTTCTTCCGTCAGTCGTTTGAAGATGCCGGAGTGCTGGCACGTACCGTGATGTTTGTGAATCAGGCCTCCGATTCCATTGTCGAGCGTTTATTGGTGCCGGATATGGCATTGGCAGTGGCAGAACGTTTTGCCGTGGAGGAAGGCAAGCGGGTATTGGTGTTATTAACCGATATGACCGCCTATGCCGATGCCCTGAAAGAAGTCGGCATCGCCAATGAACGGGTGCCTTCTAACCGGGGTTATATGGGCGATTTATATTCGCAGCTGGCACGGCGATACGAAAAAGCCTGCGATTATGCCAAAGGTGGCTCGGTAACCATTTTGTCGGTCACCACCATGCCGGGGAATGACGTCAGCCATCCGGTGCCGGATAACACCGGTTATATCACCGAAGGCCAGTTCTACCTGCACAGTGGCGTGTTAGATCCATTCGGTTCTTTATCTCGCCTGAAGCAATTTGTGATTGGTAAACAAACCCGTGAAGATCACAGCCAGGTAATGAATACCATGATCCGCTTTTATTCCGGAGCGGTTGAAGCCGAACAAAAACAGGCCATGGCATTTGAGCTCAGTGATTACGACCAGCAATTGTTGAAATTTGGTGCTTTATTCCGTGAACACTTTATGGAATTGGAAGTGTCAATGGAGTTAGAAGATGCGCTTGATCTGGCCTGGAAAATTATGGCCGACTGTTTTAGTGCCGATCAGCTGTTGATGAAACAGGAATTGGTGAATAAATATTTCCCGCGCATCAATACCACGGGCACGGACGCGGATAACAAAACGACTCCACATAAAGAAGCCGGAGCCATTGTCTGA